A DNA window from Phyllostomus discolor isolate MPI-MPIP mPhyDis1 chromosome X, mPhyDis1.pri.v3, whole genome shotgun sequence contains the following coding sequences:
- the LDOC1 gene encoding protein LDOC1 isoform X4 has translation MVDELVLLLHALLVRHRALSLENSQLMEQLRLLVCERATLLRQVRPPSCPVPFPETFNGESSRLPEFIVQTTSYMLVNENRFCNDAMKVAFLISLLTGEAEEWVVPYIEMDSPILSDYQAFLEELKQCFGWDEEEEGEEEEEYGY, from the exons ATGGTGGACGAGCTGGTCCTGCTGCTGCACGCTCTCCTGGTGCGCCACCGCGCCCTGAGCCTCGAGAACAGTCAGCTCATGGAACAGCTGCGGCTGCTGGTCTGCGAGAGGGCCACCCTGCTGCGCCAGGTACGTCCGCCGAGCTGCCCGGTGCCTTTCCCCGAGACGTTTAACGGCGAGAGCTCGCGTCTCCCCGAGTTTATCGTGCAGACGACGTCTTACATGCTCGTCAACGAGAACCGGTTCTGCAACGACGCCATGAAAGTGGCATTCCTAATCAGCCTGCTCACCGGGGAAGCTGAGGAGTGGGTGGTGCCCTACATTGAGATGGATAGCCCCATCCTGAGTGATTACCAGGCCTTCCTCGAAGAGCTGAAACAGTGCTTTGGCTGGGATGAggaagaagaaggtgaaga ggaggaagagtatGGTTACTAG
- the LDOC1 gene encoding protein LDOC1 isoform X2, whose translation MVDELVLLLHALLVRHRALSLENSQLMEQLRLLVCERATLLRQVRPPSCPVPFPETFNGESSRLPEFIVQTTSYMLVNENRFCNDAMKVAFLISLLTGEAEEWVVPYIEMDSPILSDYQAFLEELKQCFGWDEEEEEGEEEEEYGY comes from the exons ATGGTGGACGAGCTGGTCCTGCTGCTGCACGCTCTCCTGGTGCGCCACCGCGCCCTGAGCCTCGAGAACAGTCAGCTCATGGAACAGCTGCGGCTGCTGGTCTGCGAGAGGGCCACCCTGCTGCGCCAGGTACGTCCGCCGAGCTGCCCGGTGCCTTTCCCCGAGACGTTTAACGGCGAGAGCTCGCGTCTCCCCGAGTTTATCGTGCAGACGACGTCTTACATGCTCGTCAACGAGAACCGGTTCTGCAACGACGCCATGAAAGTGGCATTCCTAATCAGCCTGCTCACCGGGGAAGCTGAGGAGTGGGTGGTGCCCTACATTGAGATGGATAGCCCCATCCTGAGTGATTACCAGGCCTTCCTCGAAGAGCTGAAACAGTGCTTTGGCTGGGATGAggaagaagaag AaggtgaagaggaggaagagtatGGTTACTAG
- the LDOC1 gene encoding protein LDOC1 isoform X1, with protein sequence MVDELVLLLHALLVRHRALSLENSQLMEQLRLLVCERATLLRQVRPPSCPVPFPETFNGESSRLPEFIVQTTSYMLVNENRFCNDAMKVAFLISLLTGEAEEWVVPYIEMDSPILSDYQAFLEELKQCFGWDEEEEGEGEGEEEEEYGY encoded by the exons ATGGTGGACGAGCTGGTCCTGCTGCTGCACGCTCTCCTGGTGCGCCACCGCGCCCTGAGCCTCGAGAACAGTCAGCTCATGGAACAGCTGCGGCTGCTGGTCTGCGAGAGGGCCACCCTGCTGCGCCAGGTACGTCCGCCGAGCTGCCCGGTGCCTTTCCCCGAGACGTTTAACGGCGAGAGCTCGCGTCTCCCCGAGTTTATCGTGCAGACGACGTCTTACATGCTCGTCAACGAGAACCGGTTCTGCAACGACGCCATGAAAGTGGCATTCCTAATCAGCCTGCTCACCGGGGAAGCTGAGGAGTGGGTGGTGCCCTACATTGAGATGGATAGCCCCATCCTGAGTGATTACCAGGCCTTCCTCGAAGAGCTGAAACAGTGCTTTGGCTGGGATGAggaagaagaag GCGAAGGAGAaggtgaagaggaggaagagtatGGTTACTAG
- the LDOC1 gene encoding protein LDOC1 isoform X3, translating into MVDELVLLLHALLVRHRALSLENSQLMEQLRLLVCERATLLRQVRPPSCPVPFPETFNGESSRLPEFIVQTTSYMLVNENRFCNDAMKVAFLISLLTGEAEEWVVPYIEMDSPILSDYQAFLEELKQCFGWDEEEEGEEEEEYGY; encoded by the exons ATGGTGGACGAGCTGGTCCTGCTGCTGCACGCTCTCCTGGTGCGCCACCGCGCCCTGAGCCTCGAGAACAGTCAGCTCATGGAACAGCTGCGGCTGCTGGTCTGCGAGAGGGCCACCCTGCTGCGCCAGGTACGTCCGCCGAGCTGCCCGGTGCCTTTCCCCGAGACGTTTAACGGCGAGAGCTCGCGTCTCCCCGAGTTTATCGTGCAGACGACGTCTTACATGCTCGTCAACGAGAACCGGTTCTGCAACGACGCCATGAAAGTGGCATTCCTAATCAGCCTGCTCACCGGGGAAGCTGAGGAGTGGGTGGTGCCCTACATTGAGATGGATAGCCCCATCCTGAGTGATTACCAGGCCTTCCTCGAAGAGCTGAAACAGTGCTTTGGCTGGGATGAggaagaagaag gtgaagaggaggaagagtatGGTTACTAG